The following proteins are co-located in the Streptomyces sp. DT2A-34 genome:
- a CDS encoding MazG-like family protein, with amino-acid sequence MGRTGDGYRYDHAHVSGPLAGCLADCRYVHEPRTDEDRLTDHSALTVALALNAGAPLDVTDLADQLIRAGAVLTLLQNPPAEDGMKVDTWDYVTRLRKWLDADAAPTSVEDARLLRVLKISEELGEVAEALHGALGANPRKGASHDWGDVAKELADVIVTVMVAWTP; translated from the coding sequence GTGGGGCGCACCGGCGACGGCTACCGCTACGACCACGCCCACGTCTCCGGCCCCCTCGCTGGGTGCCTGGCCGACTGCCGGTACGTGCACGAGCCGCGGACCGACGAGGACCGGCTCACCGACCACTCTGCCCTGACGGTCGCCCTGGCGCTCAACGCCGGGGCGCCGCTGGACGTGACCGACCTGGCCGACCAGCTGATCCGCGCCGGCGCTGTTCTGACCCTGCTGCAGAATCCACCCGCGGAGGACGGCATGAAGGTTGACACCTGGGACTACGTGACGCGGCTGCGGAAGTGGCTCGACGCGGACGCGGCCCCGACGTCGGTGGAGGACGCGCGGCTCCTGCGCGTGCTCAAGATTTCTGAGGAACTGGGGGAGGTCGCGGAGGCCCTTCACGGGGCGCTCGGCGCCAACCCGCGCAAGGGTGCGTCCCACGACTGGGGGGACGTGGCGAAGGAACTCGCGGACGTCATCGTGACGGTCATGGTCGCCTGGACACCGTGA
- a CDS encoding ATP-binding protein gives MRYFNTAGPCVPTRHYMVPAQERLPRARGYIEQGQYFVVHAPRQTGKTTVLAAMARELTASGRYAALHFSCESAEVAGEDYGQAELLVLEAIRRSAESAGLPDELAPPASWPDAVPGSRLTRGLAEWVRSCPRPLVLFFDEIDALRGESLRSVLRQLRDGFTVSRGGFPHAVVLCGLRDVRDYKAASGGDPGRLGTSSPFNIKVASLRLGDFTEAEVAELYGQHTTQTGQDFTVDALERAFSFTQGQPWLVNALAREVVEEMGVPSDTPITAEHMEEAKERLILARATHLDSLAARLGEDRVRRVIQPLIAGELLLPTDTYDDDLAYVRDLGLVAPDAPVRVANPIYQEVIVRVLGNNTEGQVVAAPSSFRLPDGRIDMDKLLCSFAEFWRENGEILATASTYPEAAAQLVMMAYLHRIVNGAGFIDREYGVGRRRVDLLIRQPYTAADGSRAVQREALELKVWRQGRTDPLAEGLAQLDDYLDRMELYTGTLVVFDTRPQAAPVHERTAFSQQTTPSGRTVTLLRA, from the coding sequence ATGCGCTACTTCAATACGGCCGGGCCGTGCGTCCCCACGCGTCACTACATGGTGCCGGCCCAGGAGCGGCTGCCCAGGGCCCGCGGGTACATCGAGCAGGGCCAGTACTTCGTGGTGCACGCGCCGCGGCAGACCGGGAAGACGACGGTGCTGGCGGCGATGGCCCGGGAACTGACGGCCTCGGGCCGGTACGCGGCGCTGCACTTCTCGTGCGAGAGCGCGGAGGTGGCCGGGGAGGACTACGGCCAGGCCGAGCTGCTGGTGCTGGAGGCGATTCGGCGGTCCGCGGAGTCCGCTGGGCTTCCTGATGAGCTCGCGCCCCCCGCCTCCTGGCCCGACGCGGTGCCCGGGTCCCGGCTCACGCGGGGGCTGGCTGAGTGGGTGCGGAGCTGTCCGCGTCCGCTGGTGCTGTTCTTCGACGAGATCGACGCGCTGCGGGGGGAGAGCCTGCGCAGTGTGCTGCGCCAGTTGCGCGATGGCTTCACCGTCAGCCGTGGCGGCTTCCCGCATGCGGTGGTGCTGTGCGGGCTGCGGGATGTGCGTGACTACAAGGCGGCCTCGGGCGGGGATCCGGGGCGCCTTGGTACGTCGAGTCCTTTCAACATCAAGGTGGCGTCGCTGCGGTTGGGCGACTTCACCGAGGCCGAGGTCGCCGAGCTGTACGGGCAGCACACCACGCAGACGGGCCAGGATTTCACGGTGGATGCGCTGGAGCGTGCCTTCAGCTTTACCCAGGGACAGCCGTGGCTGGTCAACGCGCTGGCCCGGGAGGTCGTCGAGGAGATGGGGGTGCCGTCGGACACGCCGATCACGGCCGAGCACATGGAGGAGGCGAAGGAGCGGCTGATCCTGGCGCGTGCGACGCATCTGGACTCGCTGGCCGCCAGGTTGGGCGAGGACCGGGTGCGGCGGGTGATCCAGCCGTTGATCGCGGGCGAGCTGCTCCTGCCGACGGACACGTACGACGACGATCTGGCGTACGTGCGCGACCTGGGGCTGGTCGCTCCGGACGCGCCGGTGCGGGTGGCCAATCCGATCTACCAGGAGGTCATTGTCCGGGTCCTGGGAAACAACACGGAGGGCCAGGTCGTCGCCGCCCCGAGCAGCTTCCGGCTGCCGGACGGCCGGATCGACATGGACAAGCTGCTGTGCTCCTTCGCCGAGTTCTGGCGGGAGAACGGCGAGATCCTGGCCACCGCCTCGACCTACCCGGAGGCCGCAGCACAGCTGGTGATGATGGCCTACCTGCACCGGATCGTGAACGGGGCGGGTTTCATCGACCGGGAGTACGGGGTCGGCCGGCGGCGCGTGGACCTGCTGATTCGCCAGCCGTACACCGCTGCCGACGGTTCGCGGGCGGTGCAGCGCGAGGCGCTGGAGCTGAAGGTGTGGCGCCAGGGCCGCACCGACCCCCTCGCCGAGGGGCTGGCACAGTTGGACGACTACCTGGACCGCATGGAGCTGTACACGGGCACCCTCGTCGTTTTCGACACCCGCCCGCAGGCAGCCCCGGTCCACGAGCGCACCGCCTTCTCGCAGCAGACCACGCCCTCCGGGCGCACCGTCACCCTGCTGCGCGCCTGA